The Streptomyces sp. NL15-2K genome contains a region encoding:
- the serA gene encoding phosphoglycerate dehydrogenase has protein sequence MDKPVVLIAEELSPATVDALGPDFEIRHCAGADRGALLDALPAADAVLVRSATRMDAEAIATGTRLKVIGRAGVGLDNVDVPAASRAGVMVVNAPTSNIVSAAEHTVGLLLAVARNIPQADAALREGRWQRSRFTGVELADKTLGIVGLGRIGSLVARRMAAFGMTLLAYDPYVPAGYAERTGVRAVALDTLLDEADFLTVHLPRTPETTGLIGFDALHRVKPDVRIVNASRGGIVDEAELYAALKEGRIAGAAMDVFATEPCTSSPLYELDNVVVTPHLGAGTAEAQERAGVSVARSVREALSGRFVPEAVNVRMGEVDAALDPWLTLAERLGRLFTATAGGLPGQLRVTVSGEIARHDVAALELAGLKGVLGQVVEGGVSYVNAPLIAQERGLGTEVRSGPDSPVHRSLVRVDGTLPSGEPVSVTGTLTGLHSGARLVEICGYEVDVALDGDLAFFLAPDRPGVIGAVSEALGQAGVPVESLRIARGAGADGTALVALGLGGPAAQAVLDDASAAIEATRGWSLEQTG, from the coding sequence GTGGACAAGCCAGTCGTACTGATCGCCGAGGAACTCTCTCCGGCCACCGTCGACGCCCTGGGGCCGGACTTCGAGATCCGGCACTGCGCGGGCGCCGACCGGGGCGCGCTCCTCGACGCGCTCCCGGCGGCCGACGCGGTACTCGTGCGCAGCGCCACCCGCATGGACGCGGAGGCCATCGCGACGGGCACGCGGCTCAAGGTGATCGGCCGGGCCGGGGTCGGCCTGGACAACGTGGACGTGCCCGCCGCGTCCCGGGCCGGCGTCATGGTGGTCAACGCCCCCACCTCCAACATCGTCAGCGCGGCCGAGCACACCGTCGGCCTGCTGCTCGCGGTGGCCAGGAACATCCCGCAGGCCGACGCGGCGCTCAGGGAAGGCCGCTGGCAGCGCAGCCGGTTCACCGGTGTCGAGCTCGCGGACAAGACGCTCGGCATCGTCGGGCTGGGCAGGATCGGTTCCCTGGTGGCCCGCCGGATGGCGGCGTTCGGGATGACACTGCTCGCCTACGACCCCTACGTACCGGCCGGATACGCCGAGCGGACGGGGGTGCGCGCCGTCGCGCTCGACACGCTCCTCGACGAGGCGGACTTCCTGACCGTCCATCTGCCGAGGACCCCGGAGACGACCGGCCTGATCGGTTTCGACGCGCTGCACCGGGTCAAGCCGGACGTACGGATCGTCAACGCGTCGCGTGGCGGGATCGTCGACGAGGCGGAGCTGTACGCCGCGCTGAAGGAGGGGCGGATCGCGGGCGCGGCCATGGACGTGTTCGCCACCGAGCCGTGCACCTCCTCCCCGCTGTACGAGCTCGACAACGTGGTCGTCACCCCGCACCTGGGCGCGGGCACCGCCGAGGCGCAGGAGCGGGCCGGCGTCTCGGTCGCCAGGTCGGTCCGGGAGGCGCTGTCCGGACGGTTCGTCCCGGAGGCGGTCAACGTGCGGATGGGCGAGGTCGACGCCGCACTCGACCCGTGGCTGACCCTGGCCGAGCGCCTCGGCCGGCTCTTCACGGCGACCGCCGGCGGGCTGCCGGGGCAGTTGCGGGTGACCGTGTCCGGCGAGATCGCGCGCCACGACGTCGCGGCCCTCGAACTGGCCGGCCTCAAGGGCGTGCTGGGTCAGGTCGTCGAGGGCGGTGTCAGCTATGTCAACGCCCCGCTGATCGCCCAGGAGCGGGGCCTGGGCACCGAGGTGCGCTCCGGCCCCGACAGCCCGGTGCACCGCAGCCTCGTCCGAGTCGACGGGACTCTGCCGTCCGGTGAGCCGGTCTCGGTGACCGGCACCCTGACCGGGCTGCACTCCGGCGCACGCCTCGTGGAGATCTGCGGCTACGAGGTCGATGTCGCCCTCGACGGCGACCTGGCCTTCTTCCTCGCCCCCGACCGGCCCGGAGTGATCGGCGCGGTCAGCGAGGCCCTCGGGCAGGCGGGGGTCCCCGTCGAGTCCCTGCGGATCGCCCGGGGCGCCGGAGCCGACGGGACGGCCCTGGTCGCCCTCGGACTGGGCGGACCGGCAGCTCAGGCGGTCCTCGACGACGCGTCCGCCGCGATCGAAGCCACCCGTGGCTGGAGCCTGGAGCAGACCGGATGA
- a CDS encoding amino acid adenylation domain-containing protein → MTTTGTPQRTVPRWVPPPPAGQPARADWAELIRPVPLRLAARARLLARRSGTGWETVPLAAHTAVLSALSGERAVVSGYLAPGRAAAGARPVTLSLDDETWRELLAAADRAAAVPAEGAFETVLDLAHTEGDLPEAPAQTVLSATLRYGPKGPALLIGHRTDVLDGDAADRIAGYYLAAVEQLTREPDAPARGESLLSAAEYHHQIFELSGPRRPLPDKRFHELFEEQAARRPADIAAVHGTRTWTYEELNTRANRIAHALLARDLGAEAVVAVVTERNLDWLASVIGIFKAGAAYLPIEPHAPADRMARTLVRADCRLVLTEDGGPGHLEQAAPPGVELLKAGAAYAEGRPGHDPRVPVGPGQLAYLYFTSGSTGEPKGAMCEHAGFLNHLYAKIDDQGLGEGQVVAQTAPQSFDISLWQLVAALVVGGRTLIVEQEAILDVDRYLDTIERGGVCVLQAVPSYLEVVLSRLEDRPRELPALRCVSVTGEALKKELTARWFARFPHIALMNAYGLTETSDDTNHEVMTSVPVWDSVPLGHAVGNVTVYVVDENLRPVPLGAPGEIVFSGVCVGRGYVNDPERTAQAFGDDPHRPGQRLYRSGDFGRRLPGGSLEFLGRRDAQIKIRGFRIEIGEIENQMLRLPGVRDGAVVVVESPDKGGHLVGFQTGSAQSSDALRKRLSQALPAYMVPDRVEHLDALPLTANGKTDKRALRTLAAELAEQEGAGQEHEAPRTDTERRLAEAWAAVLRLPLERVGRTAHFFDLGGTSLSAVRLVVRMERAFTLRDVTRRPTLDALAAFLDDPRADAGAGTVAEGPENPGAAAAPAQDAAAAHRTALDATPFEVVRTEGRPAVLTLDGPAPDDPAAWCAEQAGRLRATVAEHGALLVRGLGLRNADTVAGVGRALLHQVMTEREGFALRQRLADGVYSSSEWPVDQPMCMHHELSYAREVPGTLLFACLTAPESGGVTGVSDSFEVLRALPADLVARFESEGWLVDRNYTNTVGVGLADAFGTTDRAAIEAYCAARGIECRWEPGGDLRTRQRAAAVLTHPVTGRRGWFNQIAFLNEWTLDPVIREYLKFEFGDAGLPFNSRYGSGAGLDEETVLTINGVYEKHTLREPWRTGDLLIVDNLRMAHSREPYEGDRRIAVVLGDPVTVPPHS, encoded by the coding sequence ATGACCACCACCGGAACACCCCAGCGGACCGTCCCGCGCTGGGTACCCCCACCGCCGGCCGGGCAGCCGGCCCGGGCCGACTGGGCCGAGCTGATCCGCCCGGTGCCGCTCCGCCTCGCCGCCCGGGCCCGGCTGCTGGCCCGTCGCTCGGGCACGGGCTGGGAGACCGTGCCGCTCGCCGCCCACACCGCCGTCCTGTCCGCGCTGAGCGGCGAACGCGCGGTGGTGAGCGGCTACCTCGCGCCCGGCCGGGCCGCGGCCGGGGCCCGGCCTGTGACCCTCTCGCTCGACGACGAGACCTGGCGCGAACTGCTCGCGGCCGCCGACCGCGCCGCAGCCGTGCCCGCCGAGGGTGCCTTCGAGACCGTACTGGACCTCGCACACACCGAGGGCGACCTCCCCGAGGCCCCTGCGCAGACCGTGCTCAGCGCCACGCTCCGGTACGGCCCGAAGGGACCCGCCCTGCTGATCGGCCACCGCACCGACGTGCTGGACGGCGACGCGGCCGACCGGATCGCCGGGTACTACCTGGCGGCCGTCGAACAGCTGACGCGGGAGCCGGACGCGCCGGCCCGCGGCGAGAGCCTGCTCTCCGCCGCCGAGTACCACCACCAGATCTTCGAACTCTCCGGCCCGCGGCGGCCGTTGCCGGACAAGCGGTTCCACGAGCTGTTCGAGGAGCAGGCCGCGCGACGGCCCGCGGACATCGCGGCCGTGCACGGCACCCGCACCTGGACGTACGAGGAACTCAACACCCGGGCCAACCGGATCGCCCACGCCCTGCTCGCCCGCGACCTGGGAGCCGAGGCGGTGGTGGCCGTGGTCACCGAGCGCAACCTGGACTGGCTCGCCTCGGTCATCGGCATCTTCAAGGCCGGCGCCGCCTATCTGCCCATCGAGCCGCACGCCCCCGCGGACCGGATGGCCCGCACCCTGGTCCGCGCCGACTGCCGCCTGGTGCTCACCGAGGACGGCGGCCCGGGCCACCTGGAGCAGGCCGCGCCGCCCGGCGTCGAACTCCTCAAGGCCGGTGCTGCGTACGCCGAGGGGCGCCCAGGCCACGACCCGCGCGTCCCCGTCGGCCCCGGTCAGCTCGCCTACCTGTACTTCACCTCGGGCTCCACCGGAGAACCCAAGGGCGCGATGTGCGAGCACGCCGGTTTCCTCAACCACCTGTACGCCAAGATCGACGACCAGGGCCTCGGCGAGGGCCAGGTGGTCGCCCAGACCGCGCCGCAGTCCTTCGACATCTCCCTGTGGCAGCTGGTCGCGGCCCTGGTCGTGGGAGGGCGCACGCTGATCGTCGAACAGGAGGCGATCCTCGACGTCGACCGCTACCTCGACACCATCGAGCGCGGCGGAGTCTGCGTGCTCCAGGCGGTCCCCTCCTACCTGGAGGTGGTGCTCAGCCGCCTGGAGGACAGACCCCGGGAACTGCCCGCCCTGCGCTGTGTCTCGGTCACCGGTGAAGCGCTCAAGAAGGAACTCACCGCCCGCTGGTTCGCGCGATTCCCGCACATCGCCCTGATGAACGCCTACGGCCTGACGGAGACCTCGGACGACACCAACCACGAGGTCATGACCTCCGTCCCGGTGTGGGACTCGGTGCCGCTGGGGCACGCGGTCGGCAACGTCACCGTGTACGTCGTCGACGAGAACCTCCGACCGGTGCCGCTCGGCGCCCCCGGCGAGATCGTCTTCTCCGGCGTCTGCGTGGGACGCGGTTACGTCAACGACCCCGAGCGCACCGCACAGGCCTTCGGCGACGACCCGCACCGGCCGGGGCAGCGGCTGTACCGCTCCGGCGACTTCGGGCGCAGGCTGCCCGGCGGCTCCCTGGAATTCCTCGGCCGCCGCGACGCCCAGATCAAGATCCGTGGCTTCCGGATCGAGATCGGTGAGATCGAGAACCAGATGCTGCGGCTGCCGGGCGTCCGCGACGGCGCCGTGGTCGTCGTCGAATCCCCCGACAAGGGAGGCCACCTGGTCGGCTTCCAGACCGGTTCGGCCCAGTCGTCCGACGCCCTGCGCAAGCGGCTGAGCCAGGCGCTGCCGGCGTACATGGTGCCCGACCGGGTCGAACACCTCGACGCGCTGCCGCTCACCGCCAACGGCAAGACGGACAAGCGGGCCCTGCGCACACTCGCCGCCGAACTCGCCGAACAGGAAGGCGCCGGCCAGGAGCACGAGGCGCCCCGTACCGACACCGAGCGGCGGCTCGCCGAGGCGTGGGCCGCCGTTCTGCGGCTGCCGCTCGAACGGGTCGGCCGCACCGCCCACTTCTTCGACCTGGGCGGCACCTCCCTGTCCGCGGTGCGGCTCGTGGTACGGATGGAACGCGCCTTCACGCTGCGCGACGTGACCCGGCGCCCGACGCTCGACGCACTCGCCGCGTTCCTCGACGACCCGCGGGCCGACGCTGGGGCCGGGACCGTGGCCGAGGGCCCGGAGAACCCCGGCGCGGCCGCCGCGCCCGCCCAGGACGCGGCCGCGGCGCACCGCACCGCCCTGGACGCCACCCCGTTCGAGGTCGTCAGGACCGAGGGCCGGCCGGCCGTGCTCACCCTCGACGGCCCCGCACCCGACGACCCGGCGGCCTGGTGCGCCGAGCAGGCCGGCCGGCTGCGTGCCACGGTCGCCGAGCACGGCGCGCTGCTGGTGCGCGGCCTCGGCCTGCGGAACGCGGACACCGTCGCCGGCGTCGGCCGCGCACTCCTGCACCAGGTGATGACCGAACGCGAGGGCTTCGCGCTGCGCCAACGGCTGGCGGACGGTGTGTACTCCTCCTCCGAGTGGCCCGTCGACCAGCCCATGTGCATGCACCACGAGCTGAGTTACGCCCGCGAGGTGCCCGGCACCCTGCTCTTCGCCTGCCTCACCGCGCCCGAATCGGGCGGTGTCACCGGCGTCTCGGACTCCTTCGAGGTGCTGCGGGCGCTCCCGGCCGACCTGGTCGCCCGCTTCGAGTCCGAGGGCTGGCTCGTCGACCGCAACTACACCAATACCGTGGGCGTCGGCCTCGCCGACGCCTTCGGCACCACCGACCGCGCGGCCATCGAGGCCTACTGCGCGGCCCGGGGCATCGAGTGCCGCTGGGAGCCGGGCGGCGACCTGCGTACCCGGCAGCGCGCCGCCGCCGTACTCACCCACCCGGTCACCGGTCGGCGCGGCTGGTTCAACCAGATCGCCTTCCTCAACGAATGGACCCTGGACCCCGTCATCCGGGAGTACCTGAAGTTCGAGTTCGGCGACGCCGGGCTGCCCTTCAACAGCCGCTACGGCAGCGGCGCCGGCCTCGACGAGGAAACGGTGCTCACCATCAACGGGGTGTACGAGAAGCACACCCTGCGCGAGCCGTGGCGGACCGGCGACCTCCTGATCGTGGACAACCTCCGGATGGCACACAGCCGGGAGCCCTATGAGGGGGACCGGAGGATCGCGGTCGTTCTCGGCGACCCGGTCACGGTCCCTCCCCACTCCTGA
- a CDS encoding YbaK/EbsC family protein — protein MSTYDWLMDQLERRQARFRLIDHVPEGRTEPASVLRGHALAQAAKCLVVRVATGRRSRRYVLAVVPGDRKVDLEELRDMYAGTEASFAARDVAERLAGSVSGSVMPFARHPELDLVADPELLAHDEIFFNAARLDRSVALATDDYVAMALPRVRPIAQRPLAQSTTGG, from the coding sequence ATGAGCACCTACGATTGGCTGATGGACCAACTGGAGCGCAGACAGGCGCGCTTCCGGCTCATCGACCACGTCCCGGAGGGCCGCACGGAGCCCGCGAGCGTCCTGCGCGGACACGCCCTCGCCCAGGCGGCCAAGTGCCTGGTGGTACGCGTCGCCACGGGCCGGCGCTCCCGGCGCTACGTCCTCGCGGTCGTGCCCGGCGACCGCAAGGTCGACCTGGAGGAACTCAGGGACATGTACGCGGGTACGGAGGCCTCGTTCGCGGCGCGGGACGTGGCCGAGCGGCTGGCGGGCAGCGTCAGCGGTTCGGTGATGCCCTTCGCCCGCCATCCCGAGCTGGATCTGGTGGCCGACCCTGAACTGCTCGCCCACGACGAGATCTTCTTCAACGCGGCCCGGCTCGACCGGTCGGTGGCCCTGGCCACGGACGACTACGTGGCGATGGCCCTGCCACGCGTGCGGCCCATCGCCCAACGCCCCCTCGCCCAGAGCACGACAGGAGGATGA
- a CDS encoding 3-hydroxyacyl-ACP dehydratase FabZ family protein: MTAPAPALPRVTDLLPHRYPMLLVDRVTELVPGERIRTLKAVTLNEPWYAAIPPDAAPGTAYDYPQSLLVESWGQSAGLLASAVAEAPSGQVMLFGSVADAEFHLPVLPGDVIEHRVRVSRALTDSVIFEGSSHRGDETVMTVTRMVMAFRPADRLRPGDPAEPAPPPPTAAPGREAIR; the protein is encoded by the coding sequence ATGACCGCACCCGCACCCGCGCTGCCCCGGGTCACCGACCTGCTGCCGCACCGCTACCCCATGCTGCTCGTGGACCGGGTGACCGAACTCGTCCCCGGCGAGCGGATCCGCACGCTCAAGGCGGTCACCCTCAACGAGCCGTGGTACGCGGCGATCCCACCCGACGCCGCGCCCGGCACCGCGTACGACTATCCGCAGTCCCTGCTCGTGGAGTCCTGGGGCCAGTCGGCCGGACTCCTCGCCTCGGCGGTCGCCGAGGCGCCTTCGGGGCAGGTCATGCTGTTCGGTTCGGTGGCGGACGCCGAGTTCCACCTGCCCGTACTCCCCGGCGACGTGATCGAGCACCGGGTGCGCGTCTCCCGCGCCCTCACCGACTCGGTGATCTTCGAGGGGAGCAGTCATCGCGGCGACGAGACCGTGATGACCGTGACGCGGATGGTGATGGCCTTCCGCCCGGCGGACCGACTCCGCCCCGGCGACCCCGCCGAACCCGCCCCGCCCCCACCGACCGCAGCACCCGGAAGAGAGGCCATCCGATGA
- a CDS encoding beta-ketoacyl synthase N-terminal-like domain-containing protein: MSTPVTDRPVITGWSAVSPHGIGADALAEGLRTQSPTVAPVDTARWKVPTSRAHLVPGFETREVLGKKGTRSMDRVTGLAVAAVGSLLDQPGSVRESETGERAALVLATTTGSAASMMDFTRSSLEGARPYDVDPAVMPNAVMNCAAGQCAIWYGIRGPNTTLAGGRAAGLLALNYATRLLSSGRADTVLCAAAEEYSAARHWLEWHSRGPEAPGVALGEGAAVLLVQPAAAVTPERPALAEILAVRTRVATGKQARPALEACVRSALEAAAVTRDDVWAASPSDAPGLLGHLEREVLGQVCGTEATERVPAVGRLGDVSAASGSFQIAMVLATAAATPAAAGQVAVVTSADRDGSLACAVLRLRDAR, translated from the coding sequence ATGAGTACCCCGGTGACCGACCGGCCGGTGATCACCGGCTGGTCGGCCGTCTCCCCGCACGGCATCGGCGCCGATGCCCTCGCCGAGGGCCTGCGCACCCAGTCCCCCACGGTCGCGCCCGTCGACACCGCACGCTGGAAGGTACCCACCTCCCGGGCCCACCTGGTCCCCGGCTTCGAGACCCGCGAGGTGCTCGGCAAGAAGGGCACCCGCTCCATGGACCGGGTCACCGGCCTCGCCGTGGCCGCCGTGGGCTCCCTGCTCGACCAGCCCGGTTCGGTACGGGAGTCGGAGACCGGGGAACGCGCCGCGCTGGTGCTCGCCACCACCACCGGCAGCGCCGCCAGCATGATGGACTTCACCCGCAGCTCGCTCGAAGGCGCCCGGCCCTACGACGTCGACCCGGCGGTGATGCCCAACGCCGTGATGAACTGCGCGGCCGGCCAGTGCGCCATCTGGTACGGCATCAGGGGCCCCAACACCACGCTCGCCGGCGGCCGCGCGGCCGGACTGCTCGCCCTCAACTACGCGACCCGGCTGCTGTCCTCGGGCCGCGCGGACACCGTGCTCTGCGCCGCCGCCGAGGAGTACTCGGCCGCCCGCCACTGGCTGGAGTGGCACAGCCGGGGCCCCGAAGCCCCGGGCGTCGCGCTCGGCGAGGGCGCGGCCGTGCTTCTGGTCCAGCCCGCCGCCGCGGTCACCCCCGAGCGCCCCGCGCTCGCCGAGATCCTCGCGGTACGCACCCGGGTGGCCACCGGCAAGCAGGCCCGCCCGGCCCTGGAGGCCTGCGTACGCTCCGCCCTGGAGGCCGCCGCGGTGACCCGCGACGACGTGTGGGCCGCGAGCCCGTCGGACGCGCCGGGGCTCCTCGGCCACCTGGAGCGCGAGGTCCTCGGCCAGGTCTGCGGGACCGAGGCGACGGAGCGGGTCCCGGCCGTCGGCCGGCTCGGTGACGTCTCCGCAGCCTCCGGCTCGTTCCAGATCGCCATGGTCCTCGCCACCGCCGCCGCGACCCCCGCGGCCGCCGGCCAGGTCGCCGTGGTGACCTCCGCCGACCGCGACGGCTCCCTCGCCTGCGCGGTGCTGAGACTACGGGACGCCCGATGA
- the fabG gene encoding 3-oxoacyl-ACP reductase FabG has translation MTDTRPVALISGGSRGIGRAAVLKLAADGYDISFCFHSQAEAAEVLGKEAEALGARVLHRRVDVSDAAAVRAWVTETEQDLGPVETAVTSAGITRDKALVMMSDDEWTSVLSTNLDGVFHVCRAVAFAMMKRRRGSITNISSVAGVYGNATQTNYAASKAGIIGFSRSLAKEVGRYGIRVNTVAPGFVDTDMVAAVTERVRDEALAGVALGRMGTADEVAELISFLASERASYITGSVVQIDGGIAL, from the coding sequence ATGACCGACACCAGGCCCGTGGCCCTGATCAGCGGGGGTTCCCGGGGCATCGGCCGGGCCGCCGTGCTGAAGCTCGCGGCGGACGGCTACGACATCAGCTTCTGCTTCCACTCCCAAGCGGAGGCCGCCGAGGTCCTCGGCAAGGAGGCCGAGGCACTCGGCGCCCGCGTGCTGCACCGCCGTGTGGACGTGAGCGACGCGGCCGCGGTGCGCGCCTGGGTCACCGAGACCGAACAGGACCTCGGCCCCGTCGAGACGGCCGTCACCTCGGCCGGCATCACCCGCGACAAGGCGCTGGTGATGATGTCCGACGACGAGTGGACGTCGGTCCTGTCCACCAACCTCGACGGCGTCTTCCACGTCTGCCGCGCGGTCGCCTTCGCCATGATGAAGCGCCGTCGCGGCAGCATCACCAACATCTCGTCGGTGGCCGGGGTCTACGGCAACGCCACCCAGACGAACTACGCCGCGTCCAAGGCCGGGATCATCGGCTTCTCCCGATCCCTCGCCAAGGAGGTCGGCCGCTACGGCATCCGCGTCAACACCGTGGCACCCGGCTTCGTCGACACCGACATGGTGGCCGCCGTCACCGAGCGGGTCCGCGACGAGGCACTCGCGGGCGTCGCGCTGGGCCGGATGGGCACCGCCGACGAGGTCGCCGAACTCATCTCCTTCCTCGCCTCCGAACGCGCGAGCTACATCACCGGATCCGTGGTCCAGATCGACGGGGGGATCGCACTGTGA
- the sbnA gene encoding 2,3-diaminopropionate biosynthesis protein SbnA, with translation MTVISAPYEINVDDVFVDLRSVFDVPLFLKYEGVNLAGSVKLKAALEMVLAAERDGTLTPGDVLVESSSGNLGVALSMIAAHRGYGFVCVTDSRCNPASRRLMESFGARVLVISRPDKERGLLGARIDYVQRLVDFDPNYVWLNQYVNPHNWLAHYRSTGPAVAAQFPELDVLFVGAGTTGTLMGCARFFREQRRPVRIVAVDSVGSVTFGGPALTRHIPGLGAGVRPQLLDEGLVDEVVMVPERDTLESCHALARRGFLFGGSTGTVVSGALRWLGGRPRGERLTAVALSPDQGDRYLDTLYDPEWVARHFGAPHTWDTAVPETSAELPQLVTSAG, from the coding sequence GTGACGGTCATATCCGCCCCCTACGAGATCAACGTCGACGACGTATTCGTGGATCTGCGGTCTGTCTTCGACGTCCCCCTCTTCCTGAAATACGAGGGAGTCAACCTCGCGGGCTCCGTCAAGCTGAAGGCCGCCCTGGAAATGGTGCTGGCCGCCGAGCGCGACGGCACCCTGACCCCGGGCGACGTGCTCGTGGAGTCCTCGTCCGGCAACCTCGGCGTGGCGCTCAGCATGATCGCGGCCCACCGGGGATACGGCTTCGTCTGCGTCACCGACTCCCGCTGCAACCCGGCGAGCCGCCGGCTGATGGAGTCCTTCGGCGCCCGGGTCCTGGTCATCTCGCGTCCCGACAAGGAACGCGGCCTGCTGGGCGCCCGGATCGACTACGTGCAGCGGCTCGTCGACTTCGACCCGAACTACGTCTGGCTCAACCAGTACGTGAACCCGCACAACTGGCTGGCCCACTACCGCTCCACCGGCCCCGCCGTCGCCGCCCAGTTCCCCGAGCTGGACGTGCTCTTCGTCGGCGCGGGAACCACCGGCACGCTGATGGGCTGCGCCCGCTTCTTCCGGGAGCAACGGCGGCCGGTGCGGATCGTGGCCGTCGACAGCGTGGGCTCGGTGACCTTCGGCGGCCCCGCCCTTACCCGGCACATCCCCGGACTCGGCGCGGGCGTACGACCGCAGCTGCTCGACGAGGGGCTCGTCGACGAGGTCGTCATGGTGCCCGAGCGGGACACCCTGGAGAGCTGCCACGCCCTGGCCCGGCGCGGCTTCCTGTTCGGCGGTTCCACCGGCACCGTCGTCAGCGGCGCGCTGCGCTGGCTGGGCGGCCGGCCCCGGGGCGAGCGGCTCACCGCGGTCGCGCTCTCCCCGGACCAGGGCGACCGCTATCTCGACACGCTGTACGACCCCGAGTGGGTGGCGCGGCACTTCGGCGCTCCGCACACCTGGGACACGGCGGTTCCGGAGACCTCGGCCGAACTGCCCCAACTGGTCACGAGCGCCGGCTGA
- the sbnB gene encoding 2,3-diaminopropionate biosynthesis protein SbnB, giving the protein MSSPSLVPPFAVITGAQVAQVLTGSEKQVVNLVEDVYRLHGRGDSVNPPSYFLRFPDRPSSRIIALPASVGGVHPTDGLKWISSFPENVAAGIPRASAVLILNDHATGYPFACLESSIISASRTAASAALAADKLKRGERPRRIGFIGTGLIARYIHHYLEATDWTFDRIGVHDLSQEHAEAFAGYLGGRPGDASVVVHETSEELIRESDLVVLATVAGSPHLHDPAWFAHNPLVLNVSLRDLAPEILLASANILDDVEHCLKADTSPHLTEQLTGGRDFIDGTLFDVLQGRVELPADRPVVFSPFGLGVLDIALGRYVHDQLRDAGRLGVVDGFFHELDRYGRDRGQAAPEPTR; this is encoded by the coding sequence ATGTCCAGCCCGTCGCTCGTGCCGCCCTTCGCCGTCATCACCGGCGCGCAGGTGGCCCAGGTTCTCACCGGCAGCGAGAAGCAGGTCGTGAACCTGGTCGAAGACGTCTACCGGCTGCACGGCCGGGGCGACTCGGTCAACCCGCCCTCGTACTTCCTGCGCTTCCCCGACCGCCCGAGCTCCCGGATCATCGCGCTGCCCGCCTCGGTCGGCGGCGTCCACCCCACCGACGGCCTGAAGTGGATCTCCAGCTTCCCGGAGAACGTCGCGGCCGGCATCCCGCGGGCCTCCGCGGTCCTCATCCTCAACGACCACGCGACCGGCTACCCGTTCGCCTGCCTGGAGAGTTCCATCATCAGCGCCTCCAGGACCGCCGCGTCAGCCGCCCTCGCCGCCGACAAGCTCAAGCGAGGCGAACGCCCCCGCCGCATCGGGTTCATCGGCACCGGACTCATCGCCCGCTACATCCACCACTATCTGGAGGCCACCGACTGGACCTTTGACCGGATCGGCGTCCACGACCTGTCCCAGGAGCACGCCGAGGCATTCGCCGGCTACCTCGGCGGCCGCCCCGGCGACGCCTCCGTCGTGGTGCACGAGACATCCGAGGAGCTGATCCGGGAGAGCGACCTGGTGGTCCTCGCCACCGTCGCGGGCAGCCCGCACCTGCACGACCCGGCCTGGTTCGCGCACAACCCGCTGGTCCTCAACGTGTCGCTGCGGGATCTCGCACCGGAGATCCTGCTCGCCTCCGCCAACATCCTCGACGACGTCGAGCACTGCCTGAAGGCGGACACCTCACCCCATCTCACCGAACAGCTCACCGGCGGGCGCGACTTCATCGACGGCACCCTCTTCGACGTTCTGCAGGGACGGGTCGAACTCCCTGCGGACCGCCCGGTCGTCTTCTCGCCGTTCGGTCTCGGCGTCCTCGACATCGCCCTCGGGCGCTACGTCCACGACCAACTCCGCGACGCCGGCCGGCTCGGCGTCGTCGACGGCTTCTTCCACGAGCTCGACCGCTACGGACGCGACCGCGGCCAGGCGGCACCCGAACCCACACGGTGA
- a CDS encoding DsbA family protein — MSTAHRRKKHPRWYFSLRSPYSWFAYRDLSEKHPDVLDLIEWIPYWEPDDESTRLLAEAGVTLPVMPMHRSKNFYILRDARRWAHARGWQVTWPVDRAPHWEVSHLAYLAADEQGLGRQFVDLAYRARWNQGLDLAERETIVGIAGELGLDPAIADSADDPDLRIKGVECLIAAYHDDAFGVPFFMHGREAFWGAERVGAFVAAVRGEQWDGTSDAPFDAPPFTAAPDGSRPA; from the coding sequence GTGAGCACCGCTCACCGCAGGAAGAAGCACCCCAGATGGTACTTCTCGCTGCGCAGCCCGTACTCGTGGTTCGCCTACCGCGACCTCAGTGAGAAGCACCCGGACGTCCTCGACCTGATCGAGTGGATTCCCTACTGGGAGCCGGACGACGAGTCCACCCGGCTGCTCGCCGAGGCCGGCGTCACCCTTCCGGTGATGCCCATGCACCGCTCCAAGAACTTCTACATCCTGCGTGACGCGCGCCGCTGGGCGCATGCCCGCGGCTGGCAGGTGACCTGGCCGGTCGACCGCGCCCCGCACTGGGAGGTGTCCCACCTCGCCTACCTCGCGGCCGACGAGCAGGGCCTGGGGCGGCAGTTCGTCGACCTCGCCTACCGGGCGCGCTGGAACCAGGGCCTGGACCTCGCGGAGCGCGAGACCATCGTCGGCATCGCGGGCGAGCTCGGCCTCGACCCGGCGATCGCCGACTCGGCCGACGACCCCGACCTGCGGATCAAGGGCGTGGAGTGCCTGATCGCGGCCTATCACGACGACGCCTTCGGGGTGCCGTTCTTCATGCACGGCCGCGAGGCGTTCTGGGGCGCCGAGCGGGTCGGGGCGTTCGTGGCCGCCGTGCGCGGTGAGCAGTGGGACGGCACCAGCGACGCCCCGTTCGACGCGCCCCCGTTCACCGCCGCCCCGGACGGCAGCCGCCCGGCCTGA